GGAGATTCCAGAGCTTTTTCCAGAAGAGCCGGGGTGAGGGCTTTCGAGAAATAGTCTTTATTGGTGGAGTTGACGAAAGTGAACTTGCCTGTTCTAGGATGCTTGTTTTGGTCCTGTAGTTTTGTAGCGATGGACAGGTAATCCGAGACCATGAGGACGGCAAGATCTCGACTGGGCTCTTTTGCTAATGATTCGAAGATCGAGGTGAAATCACCAAGGTACTCGACCGAACCTAGGAATCGTTTTTCTGAATCGATTATCGGAACGATTCCTCGAATCGCGAATCCGCCACGTCCAATTTCAATGCCTGTCACTGGCTCATGCGAACCTTGGTCGATTCTTTTGATCGTATGCCGGAATGAGCTAATATCGTCGCACTCGTTTTGCTTGGGTCGAAAGACTCGCCAAAGGCTACGGGCAGTGGGGAGATGGAAATGGAGTTGATAAGGGTTGCCCGCGTAGGATTCGAAACCCTCTGTTTTTGATTTGAAATACTCTTTCAGCTGTTGACGAGCTGCTTGGGTGTGGGGGTCTACGGCGACGCCGTTGTTTCCGAGCGACGCTTCCGCGTAGGCAAGGAGTACCGATTCGTCACGTGCAAAAAGACTGGCATGGCCAAGAGCCGAATGAGCTTCTGAATCGATTTGATTCAAAAAGGTGTTTGTTAGCTTGGAGATATTTTGGTCGAGGTTTTGCTCGAAGGAATGCCTAACTTCCGATCGAATGAGAACCGCGTTTAGCGAGAGAAGCACGCAAAGCGAGAAGGCTAAGAGGACCACTAGCTTTTTCGCGAAAGAGACACGGTCGAGGGCGTTGCGGAGATTGGAAATCATAGTTTGGGTGGGGCTTCAATATTGTCATACGACGACTGTCATAGAAGTTCGACCCACGTCTTTGGTAGCTAAAGCGATCACTTGCTCAGTAACGCAAATTTGATAGGTTCACCACTCGCTAGGGACTTCTCCTGATGCGGTTTGTAGTGTATAACTCCAAAGGCCGAAAAATTATATTGGGGCGTACTCCTGTATCTTGAATTTTAATACGCAATATTAAGCTCTAGGCTTTTCTGTTATTTCTCGGCAGAAGCGACTGCGGCAAGAATTAGTCAGCGGCATTATTGTAGTCGGCGAAGACATCCTTGGCCATGGGGGAGATCGCGTTGACTAGATGCGGCAGCTCGGTCGGCACCGTCACAGGCGGCAGAACAGTATTTAGAACCCCTTCCGATTTCCATTGGGAAGAAGTCTGAGTCGAACTCCGTATTTCGCAAAAAAAAGATGAAGCCGGGGAAGGCTTCATCTTTGGAAATCGTTTTTGTCTGAAGAGGCTACTTGCTTAGCAGGTTCGCAAGCCGTCGATGTTTTGGTAGTCGACGTGGTGGCTGGCTCCGCTGCTCAAGTTTACCTGCACTCCGCAAGGAGATCCTGAGGGAGCAAAGGTCTGGATCGTGAAATCCTTCACAGGCGAGAGTTCCTCCTCGGTCCACTCCGAGTCATCCATCTTGTGGAGCATGGCGGTGATGAGGATTTCCATTTTAGGATTCACCTTGGGAGCGGTCTTGCGGGCGAAGAGCACGGTGCTGCTATCGGCTTCGGCGTTGTTGCCATCATGGGTCATTGCCTCGGCTTGATCCCAGCCGTGGTAGGTAATGAAGGCGAGGCTACGACCAGGTATCCGAGCAATCATTACAGTCCGATCCGCGAGCTTTCTCTCTTCCACGGTCGCTTCGACTCCGTCGATGTGAGGAAGGCCGAAGTGTCCAAGGGTGAGCTCGTATTCGAAAGCAAGTCGGGTACGGTCCACTCGGAGGACTCCTCCGGGCAAGGTGATTTCCGCAAGGTCGATGATGTAGCCGACTCCATTGTTCGGCGGTTGGCGCATGATGGCCTGGCGGTAGAGCACTCCATCCCGTTGGCCGTTGAAGAGCATGTTTTGGGAGTGAGTGAACTTGGCCCGCAGTTCCGAATCGTTATCGACGGTTTTACCGGTGAGGTAGAAGTTGATGTCGTCGCCTCGCAGATCGCGAGGGTCGAGGCTGCGGAAGGCGTACTCCATGGAGGTGCCACCATCCGGGTTTTGGTCTTCCCAAGGGAAGTGGGTGTTGAAGGTGAGTTTCGAGTAATTCGGGTCGTCGTAGTAGACTTTGCCCGGAATGATTTCCGAGGTTCCTGTTTTGCCATGGTTGACGAGCATGAGGCCCGGGCTGGGCAAGAGCGTTTGAGTCGAAGCATCACCCAAGTCTTCCCAGAACCCGTCGTTTTCGGTCTCCGTCCAGAAGGGCGAATCCTCCGGCAGCGCCAGGCAGATGAATGGGAGGAACATGAGGAAAGGGCTAGCTGGGCAGCTATAGCTCTGCACCATGTAGTCCTTTTGGCCGTAGAAGCCGAGGCTTGGAATCCCGTTTACGAAGAATTCCTCTTTGGTTACGAACTGAAGAAGCGATCCGGAGCAGAGGCGTCGAGCCCAGCCACCATCGAGCAGGTTTGGATTCTCCAGCATGAAGGCTACGGGGAAGGCACCGGATACCCAAGTACGGTAGCAGATGCTGCGGGACCACATGTTTATGTATCCATCGCGGCCAAAGAAGTTGCCGATCGACTCCATCAGCTTTTGGGCCGACTTCTCGATGGTCTTGGATATCTCGGGATAATACTCGTCGCCGAATCCGCGATTCCAGATAGTGGTATAAACGATGAAGAGACTGATAGAGTAGTAGTTGTAGGTCTGTTCCAAATACCAGCCGTCTCCCGAGTGGTAGGAGACGACCCACTGCAGGTGGTTAAGCAAGAGCCCGTCGTCGATTTCGTAACCCTGCTTTTTGAGGAAGGAAAGTGTAGTGATATTGAAGATACGCCAGTTGTTCTGGGTAGTGCGATGATGGCCCCATGCAGAGATGGTTTTAACCATAGCCGCCTTTTGTTCCTCGGTGTAGACGGACCAGATGGTATCCGGCATCAGGAGCAAGGTCTTGAAGAGGCCGCCGAACTCGCAGGTGTACTGGTAGGTCGAGTCCGGAAGGTCTTCCGGCATGGGTAGGGAATTCGGGTTGCCCGGAGTGAGAGCCTTGTAGAGGAGGTTGGCGTAGTAATCGCGAAGGTTGATTCCTTTGATCTCGGTTTCAGGATCGTTGTGGATCAAGGGAGCCGCCAGGGTGAAGGTGCGCTCTAGGGCCTCGAATTCGAGGGAGCGGAAACGCCAAGCGGGAGAGTCCTCTTGCGGATAGGTTTTCCCGTCGATGAGCGGGAAGGTCAGGATGTCG
This region of Pelagicoccus albus genomic DNA includes:
- a CDS encoding DUF2264 domain-containing protein, translated to MKSSYTVENPDYQLSPKTGMTRSHYIELAKYLLEGAFQHIDSFDDILTFPLIDGKTYPQEDSPAWRFRSLEFEALERTFTLAAPLIHNDPETEIKGINLRDYYANLLYKALTPGNPNSLPMPEDLPDSTYQYTCEFGGLFKTLLLMPDTIWSVYTEEQKAAMVKTISAWGHHRTTQNNWRIFNITTLSFLKKQGYEIDDGLLLNHLQWVVSYHSGDGWYLEQTYNYYSISLFIVYTTIWNRGFGDEYYPEISKTIEKSAQKLMESIGNFFGRDGYINMWSRSICYRTWVSGAFPVAFMLENPNLLDGGWARRLCSGSLLQFVTKEEFFVNGIPSLGFYGQKDYMVQSYSCPASPFLMFLPFICLALPEDSPFWTETENDGFWEDLGDASTQTLLPSPGLMLVNHGKTGTSEIIPGKVYYDDPNYSKLTFNTHFPWEDQNPDGGTSMEYAFRSLDPRDLRGDDINFYLTGKTVDNDSELRAKFTHSQNMLFNGQRDGVLYRQAIMRQPPNNGVGYIIDLAEITLPGGVLRVDRTRLAFEYELTLGHFGLPHIDGVEATVEERKLADRTVMIARIPGRSLAFITYHGWDQAEAMTHDGNNAEADSSTVLFARKTAPKVNPKMEILITAMLHKMDDSEWTEEELSPVKDFTIQTFAPSGSPCGVQVNLSSGASHHVDYQNIDGLRTC